GATGCCTCCTTATGAAACCAAACAATCTGGACAAAACATCTTTTGCATCCGCCTTTCTGCTGCTGTTGTTTGGCGCAGGATTAGGGTTAGCGATGCTGCTGGTTAAAGCACGTTCAGCCATTCAGCTTTCCGAGCCCATTCTTTTGCCCGGAGAAGGATTGTCTGTTGTGCTGCCGGCCGGCCCCGGCTGGAAAAATCTTACCGAGTGGAGCTACGAACAAGATAACAGTTTCACTCTGGTCGCGACCTATTCAATGCGGGGCAGCCCTCCGTCTGAAGTCCGCTGGCAGTACAAACTGGCCGATCAGCCCCTTGCTCCTCAGGCCCTGCTGGAGCAAATCGCCCGTCAATTCAGCGGCCCCGTCAGTGCCGTCCAGACATTCCAGGGACCGCTGACCTTTGCTCAAATCCAGCTCTTTTCCCGGGCCGAAGGCGAACAAATCCTACTGGCCGCAGCCGTACCGCAGAAAGGCCGCATCCTCCTTCTCCAGCTGAAAAGTTATTCAGAGCATTACGATTTGCCTGACCTCTTCGAACAGCTGGCCGCCCGGGTTCAGTTTCGTCCCGATCCCCGCCGCCAGGTCGGCCGGCAGCTCTTCGAAGACCTGACAAGCCGTCTCTATCCGCAATGGCTGGAAAATCTGCATCAGCGGGCGGAAATCTTTCTTCTGTCTCCGGTTTCCGGCAGACCTATCGGATATTCCAAAACAGCTGCTGTCAAGTCAGAGAAGGACCTTGCGGCTGCTTTCGAACAGGAACAGGTGTTTCGGCAGAACGACTCTCCGCAGTCTGTAAGCCGTTTTGAATCCGCACAAAACCTGTCCGAGTTCCTCTGGACCACCGCCCGCCAGACTCGTCGCGGACCTCTTCAAACTCAGGTGCGACGACTGCCGGACGGCTCCATGCAAATCGAGGATTCTTATCGTCGGCAAACCGTCTGCTGGCCGGCCAAAGAGGCCGTACCCGAGATTCTCCTGCCGCTGGCGGCCCGAGCAATGCTCAATGCAGACGAATCCGAAGCTGTCCTGGACATCATCGCTTCTTTCGGCCAGGTTGTGCCCGTCCTGGTTTCCCGCTCTGAACCCAAAAACAAGACAAATCTTCCGGAACAAACTGAATATGCCGTGAAAGTCCAGTTCCTTCATCATTCGGAAAATTATGAAGAATACTATTTCGATACGAAACAAAACCTGCTGGCCCGGCTGGAGGCCATACCCGGTCAGCCCGCCCGCATCTGGAAAGCCGCCGGCGAAGCCGACCTGCGGCGTTTTAACCCTTCCTTCTCAAAACCGGACCAAATCGTCCTAAAGCAGAGTCCTTCAGGAATGTTCGCTTTACAGAGATAGAAACAAGTTGGAATAAATCTTATGAAGACAACAAATTCCGCAGACTGCCTGATTATCGGGGCCGGACCGGCGGGACTGGGCGCCGCTCTTTACGCCGCCCGCGACCGTTTTAAAACCGTCGTCCTCGAAAAATTCTATCCCGGCGGACAAATCCTCACCACCGACCGCATCGAAAACTACCCCGGTTTTGCTAATATCCCCGGTCCCGACCTGATTCTGAAAATGGTGGAACAGGTCCAGACCTTCGGTGCAGACATCAGAACCAACCAGGAAGTCTTGTCCCTTCAGCGCCGCAGCGACGGCCTCATTGAAGCCCGCACCGAACAGGATGTGTACAACGCCAAAGTGGTCATCCTGGCCCCCGGCAGCTCCTATCGAAAACTGGGTGTGCCCGGCGAAGAGGAGTTTCGTCAGGCCGGTGCCGGCGTCAGCTACTGCGGCACCTGCGATGCCCCCTTCTTCAAGGACAAGGTCGTCGTTGCCGTCGGCGGCGGCAACACGGCCGTGGAGGACACCCTGCACCTGGCCAAATACGCCAAAAAAGTCTATATGGTCCACCGCCGCAGTGAATTCCGCGCCACCAAGGTCCTTGTCGAAGAACTGATGCAGAAGGTCAATCAGAAAGACTCCAACATCACGCTTCGGCTGGATACGGTTGTGACGGAAATTCAGGGTTTCGGCCGGGTCGA
The window above is part of the Anaerohalosphaeraceae bacterium genome. Proteins encoded here:
- a CDS encoding FAD-dependent oxidoreductase, with the protein product MKTTNSADCLIIGAGPAGLGAALYAARDRFKTVVLEKFYPGGQILTTDRIENYPGFANIPGPDLILKMVEQVQTFGADIRTNQEVLSLQRRSDGLIEARTEQDVYNAKVVILAPGSSYRKLGVPGEEEFRQAGAGVSYCGTCDAPFFKDKVVVAVGGGNTAVEDTLHLAKYAKKVYMVHRRSEFRATKVLVEELMQKVNQKDSNITLRLDTVVTEIQGFGRVERVLLKNVRTGQVEQLPCDGVFIFVGMVPNTGFLKDFVDLTEAGFIRCEPAYLRTRVPGVFAAGDCRIGAAMQLVTAVADGVNAAMWMKHYLRDPAWWTQPLAESL